In Mesorhizobium shangrilense, the genomic stretch CGGCCATTGGGGGCTGATGCAGATCAAGCACGCGACGGCGCGCGGCATGGGCTACGAAGGCCCGCCCAAGGGTCTGTTCGATGCCGAGACCAATCTGAAATACGCGGTCAAATATCTGCGCGGCGCCTGGCTGGTGGCCGGCGGCAACGCCAAGCGCGCCGACCTGCTCTACCAGACCGGCTATTATTTCGAAGCCAAGCGCAAGGGCCTGCTCGAGGCGACCGGCCTTGGCCGCGACAGCTTGCGCCGCCGGCTCCAGCCCGATGCCTGAACGTGATGTTTGAGCCAGGTCCGCCTGCGCCAAACGACGTCCGGCTGCGCAAGATCCTCGACGACACGCTCCCTTCGCCGCGCTGGCCCGACGGCTTCCTCATGCGGACTTTCGAACACGCCGACGCGCAAGCCTTGCACGCGCTGCTGACCGAGGTGTTCGACGACGGCAAGGATGGGCCGTTCGACGAATGGTGGCCGCGCATTGCCGATGACGCGGAATTCGATCCCGCGTTGTGTTTTCTCGTTATCGACGGCAAGGGCCTACTGGCGGCGGCGGCCCTGTGCTGGACCTCGGCCTTCGTGAAAGACCTTGTCGTGCACCCCGAGGCGCGGGGGCGGGGCATTGGCGAGGCGCTGATGCGGCACGCCTTTTTGACATTTTCCGCTCGCGGCGCCGGTCATGTCGATCTCAAGACCAACACGCTGGAGAGCGCAGCCGCCGTCCGTCTCTATGAGCGGCTGGGGATGAAGCCCGTCGCCTGGGAAGGTTAGGGCCGATCGGCTCCGGGGGATTTCCTCCCGCCCAATGGAAGGTGCGCCGCTTTGTGAACAGCTTCACATAGGCCGCCTCAGGCACATGCTAACCCTGCGTCACCACGTCATTCAGCCGATCCGGGATCGTCGATCGGCTGGGCACAGGAGGAGGCTGCACCGGCATGTGCCAGCCCCTCCAACGGCGGGTCCCGGGGCGCGGGTTTCCGGGACCCTCCTGCTCGCGTGCATGCTTGCATCTTCAGATATCCGGCGCGTTGCCGATCTTCTGCTTGAGATCGACCGCCCAGGCGCGGCCTTCGTCGCCGCCCCACAGCAGCCAGGCGATATAGCCGGCCGAGGGGTTTGCCTCATTGCCGTAATTCCTGCCGCGCTTGTCGACCTCGTGGCGGGCGAAATAGCTGACCATGCGCCGGATGGTGGAGGGCGCAAGCTTCTCGCGGTTCTTCAATTCAGTGGCACGCGCCACGCCGATCTCGGTGCCGCCACGGCCGAATTCCGCGCGCAGGCGCAAGCCCCTGGCGGCATTGTCGGCGACCACTTGCGGGCAGCGCAGGTCGATCTCGTCGGCTTCGTCCATTTTTTCCCCAATCCGCCAAGCTCTAGCCGACAGGAAGAATGCGGGGAAGGGGAACCGGTTCCGGGCAGGGTTGCATGGTGTTGCCGCCTCGCCGAGAATGCCAGGGGGATGGACAAGCGGGGATGGGCAATCAGGAGTTCGCCATGGCGCAATTCACCGTCAATCCGCAGCGTTTCGACCCCTACAAGAACTACCGCTTCCGGCTGAAATGGGATGGCCGCTATGTCGCCGGCATCTCGAAGATCAGCGCGCTGAAGCGCACCACGGCGGTGGTGGAGCACCGCGACGGCGGCGAGGCCGGCACCACGCGCAAATCGCCGGGCATCACCCGCTTCGAGCCGGTGACCATCGAGCGCGGCGTGACCCACGACCTCGAATTCGAGCAATGGGCAAACAAGGTGTGGGACCTCAACGCCGGTCCGGGCGCGGAAGTGTCGCTCAAGGATTTCCGCAAGGACATTATCCTCGAATTCTACAACGAGGCCGGCCAGCTGGCGCTTGCCTACAGGATCTATCGCTGCTGGCCCTCGGAAGTGGAGATGCTGCCCGAGCTCGACGCCAACGCCAATGTCGTGGCGATCCAGAGCATGAGGCTGGAGAATGAAGGCTGGGAGCGCGACACCAGCGTCGGCGAGCCGGCGGAGCCGAGTTTCACCGATCCGCCGTAAGAGCGCTCCGGGCGCGGCGGGAAAGAAACTGTCCACCAAGGCGGCAGGCCGCATCTTGCCTGAGGCTGACCGACGGTTAAGCTTCGATCCAGACCGAAACCCGGAGAGACCATGATGCGGTTCTTACTGACCGGCCTTGCGGCCCTGATCCTCGCCGCTCCGCTGCTGGCGGGCGTGGCGCGCGCCGACGATTGCGACAAGAACCAGATGACCCTGAATGAGTGCGCTGGCAAGGCGTTCGACGTGGCGGACAAGGCGCTGAACGACACCTACAGGCAGATCAATGCCCGTCTCAAGGATGATGCCGCGACCAAGAAGCTGCTGGTCGACGCGCAGAAATCCTGGGTCGCCTTTCGCGATTCGGAATGCACGTTCCAGTCGTCGGCCAGCGTCGAGGGCAGCATCTATCCGTTGCTCGTCGCCAATTGCCGGACAGGCCTGACCAACGACCGCGTCAAGCAGCTCAAAGCCTATCTGGACTGCCAGGAAGGCGATATGAGCTGCCCGGTCCCGGCGCGGTAGTTTTCCTCCGCCCTTTCCGGGCATGGGCAGTCCTTCATTGTCTCGCCGCCATGAGCAAGAAATGTCGGAACCGATCGTGACGCAACGTCCTTCGTCTGTAGAGCGCGCTTCAAGCGCGCAGATGGAGATGACCATGATCACGTTCCCCAACGAATCCGCCAGATACCGTACCGCCCGCGAAAAACTGCTGCAGAAGGAAATCCAGCTGCGCCGCGCCATGGAAGACGTGGCGGTGGCGCGGCGCGCGCTGCCGCCGGGCGGGCTGGTGCCGCAGGACTATGTGTTCGACGGGCTGGGGCCGGACGGCAAGCCGGCGCGGATAAAACTGTCGGCGCTGTTCGCGCCGGGCAAGGGCTCGCTGATCCTCTACAACATGATGTTTCCGCGCCATCCGCGGGACACGCGCGCGGTGGCCACGAGTGGCGGCACGGCGAAGCTGGCAAGGCTGGACCAGCCTTGTCCGTCCTGCGTGGCGCTGCTCGACCAGTTCGATGGCGCGATCGGCCATCTCGAAGCCGCCGATTTCAATTTCGTGGTGGTGGCCAAAACGCCGCTCGAAAACCTCATCACGCTTGGCCGTGATCGCAGCTGGCGCAACATGCAGCTCTTGTCGTCGGCCGGCAACAGCTTCAAGCGTGACTACAATGCGGAGGACGCCGATGGCGCGCAGTTGCCGGTGCTCTCCGTGTTCAACCGCGATGGTGACGGCATCCGTCACTTCTGGTCGTCTGAACTGGGCTTCGTGCCGCCTGAGCCCGGCCAGGACCCACGCGCCCTCGGCACCTGCGAGATCCTGTGGAACCTGATGGATTTCACGCCGGAGGGAAGGCCAAGCTGGGACGAGCAATTGCAGTATGGCGAGGGGTGTTGTGATTGAGGGGGGCGGGGTTGGCTTCCCTTCTCCCCTTGTGGGAGAAGGTGGATCGGCGCATCAGCGCCGAGCCGGATGAGGGGTGCTGGAAGAAATTATGCCTTGCTGGATTCTAGTCGCAGTCACCCGAAATGACGTCATTGCTGACCGTATCGCCAAGCTGGAACACCCCTCATCCGACCCGGCGCTAACGCG encodes the following:
- a CDS encoding DUF899 family protein, with amino-acid sequence MITFPNESARYRTAREKLLQKEIQLRRAMEDVAVARRALPPGGLVPQDYVFDGLGPDGKPARIKLSALFAPGKGSLILYNMMFPRHPRDTRAVATSGGTAKLARLDQPCPSCVALLDQFDGAIGHLEAADFNFVVVAKTPLENLITLGRDRSWRNMQLLSSAGNSFKRDYNAEDADGAQLPVLSVFNRDGDGIRHFWSSELGFVPPEPGQDPRALGTCEILWNLMDFTPEGRPSWDEQLQYGEGCCD
- a CDS encoding GNAT family N-acetyltransferase, yielding MFEPGPPAPNDVRLRKILDDTLPSPRWPDGFLMRTFEHADAQALHALLTEVFDDGKDGPFDEWWPRIADDAEFDPALCFLVIDGKGLLAAAALCWTSAFVKDLVVHPEARGRGIGEALMRHAFLTFSARGAGHVDLKTNTLESAAAVRLYERLGMKPVAWEG
- a CDS encoding phage tail protein: MAQFTVNPQRFDPYKNYRFRLKWDGRYVAGISKISALKRTTAVVEHRDGGEAGTTRKSPGITRFEPVTIERGVTHDLEFEQWANKVWDLNAGPGAEVSLKDFRKDIILEFYNEAGQLALAYRIYRCWPSEVEMLPELDANANVVAIQSMRLENEGWERDTSVGEPAEPSFTDPP
- a CDS encoding lysozyme inhibitor LprI family protein; this encodes MRFLLTGLAALILAAPLLAGVARADDCDKNQMTLNECAGKAFDVADKALNDTYRQINARLKDDAATKKLLVDAQKSWVAFRDSECTFQSSASVEGSIYPLLVANCRTGLTNDRVKQLKAYLDCQEGDMSCPVPAR